The DNA region CTGAGTTCTTAACAGTAACAAGTGACTTGTTTGCTCCAGGGACGTTACCCTTGACCAAGATTACGTTGTTTTCAACGTCTACGCGTACAACTTGTAAGTTTTGAACCGTGCGCTTGTGGTTACCCATGCGTCCTGGCAACTTCTTACCCTTGAAGACGCGATTGATAACGGCTCCCAATGAACCTGGACGACGGTGATAACGAGAACCGTGCGCCATAGGGCCACGAGATTGGCCATCTTTTTTAATGTTACCTTGGTAACCATGACCCTTTGTGATTCCAGTAACGTCGACAGCTTCACCAGCAGCGAAAATATCAACCTTTACTTCATCCCCGACATTGTATTCTCCCTCAGCGTCGCGAATTTCACGAATGTAGCGCTTAGGGGTCGTATTTGCTTTTGCAACGTGACCTTGCTCAGGCTTGTTTGACAAAACAGTACGCTTATCTGAGAAACCTAATTGAATAGCGTTGTAACCATCGTTTTCAAGTGACTTAACTTGTAAAACAACGTTTGGCGTTGATTCAATCACAGTAACTGGGATAAGTTCACCTTCGTCAGTGAACACCTGAGTCATGCCGACTTTGCGGCCTAAGATACCCTTAGTAGTCATGACTATCTCCTTTGATTAGTAAATCTATTTTTGATTAGTTGAAATGCATAATCAGGCATTTAACACGTCAAATCGTAATGTGAATTACAATTTAATTTCGATGTTGACACCACTTGGTAATTCAAGCTTTGACAACGCATCAACTGTTTGCGCAGTTGGGTTAACAATGTCGATCAAACGCTTGTGTGTGCGCATTTCGAATTGTTCACGTGAATCCTTATGCTTGTGGGGTGAACGTAACACAGTGTACAAAGTACGCTCTGTTGGCAATGGGATTGGTCCTGAAATCTCAGCACCAGTCCGCTTTGCCGTTTCAACAATTTTCTCTGCAGATGCGTCGATAATTGTGTGTTCGTATGCCTTCAAGCGGATACGGATCTTCTTGTTTGCCATGAATGACTCCTTCCTTCGTCCATATTGGAATATGAGACTAACTCCGTGAGAAAACCAACACACCACTGTGGAATCCATGGCAGTGGTTCCCGTGGCAATGCTGCCGGGTGTGTCGCAACCTCTCACATCATCGCTCGTTGCCGTACTTCCTTACTTCAGCGCATAATTCGCCCGTCAGTAAATAACGTACTTGAATATAATACCGCATCACGCAAGGCATTGCAAGCTTTTTGTTTGATTAATTGATAACATCCTGATAACAATTTTTCTTCCTATAAAAGACCTAAAACATTATTTTTAACAATTTCAAACAGTTTAACAATAAAATATGACACACAAAATTTCGACTGTTGCCCATCCAATAAAAAAAGACGACCTCTTATTTTGGATCATCTCTTTTAATTTATCATTTACATTGGGGTAATAAAGGCCATATCTGGTGAAAGATAATCAAATTCCAACCCTGGTTTAGCGTTTAAATCGTAGCCCGCCCGTTTGCCATGCCGATAAGCAATATCGCCCGCAGCACCAATCATGGCTGCATTGTCTCCCGCCAGTGCCAACGGTACCTTGATGAATTTCACGTCTGGAAATTGTACCTGCAATTGATCAATACCATCTCGCAATCCCCGATTAGCAGCGACACCACCTGCTACAATAAACGTTTTAACAGAATATGTTGTCAAAGCCGTCTGCGTCTTAGTTAACAACATTTCAAGCACTGCATTTTGAAAACTTGTGGCAAGATTTTGCAAATTAATTGTCTCGCCACGTTGCTCCGCATTATGCTTCAGATTAATCACAGCACTTTTTAGGCCAGAAAAACTGAAATCTAATTTTCCATCATGCATCAATGCTCGAGGAAGATGATATTCATCAACCCCTTGATGTGCCATTTGATCGATCGTCTTACCTGCTGGATAGTCTAATCCCATCGTGCGCCCAACTTTATCATACGATTCACCAGCTGCATCATCTCTTGTGTCACCAACAACAACATATTCATATTCACTTTGCATCAACACAAACTCGGTATGCCCGCCTGAGACCATCAGCGCTAAAGCTGGATACTCAATTGGCGCAACAAACTGTGCTGCCGCAATATGACCAGCCATATGAACTACCGGTACCAGTGGTAATTGATGTGCCCACGCAATTGTTTTAGCAGCTGTCACGCCGATTAATAATGCGCCTACCAATCCTGGCCCATATGTCACAGCAACAGCTGTGATATCGTCATACGACAGCCCTGCATCAGATAAGGCGGCATCAATTAAAAGCGTAATTTGTTCGATATGATGACGACTAGCCACCTCTGGTACGATTCCCCCAAAACGCTGATGACTTTTAATTTGCGTCGCTATTTCTAAGCTAATAATTTCAGTGCCATTTTTAACCAGCGCAACACTCGTTTCATCGGCACTTGATTCAAACGCTAAAATAATTCGATCGTGCATATTTCCATCCCTCTCATGATAATTTCAAATCCATTAAATAGGCGTCTTCCTTGGGATCGCGGTAATAATCTTCACGAATATTATAAATTTCAAATCCAAGCCTTTCATATAAGCGTAACGCCCTTTGGTTTGAACTGCGGACTTCTAATAAGATCCGTGTGCCCTTGGGAAAACGGGAAAAATACATTTTAAGTAGTTTTTCACCAATACGTTGTCCCTGATGACCCGGTAAAATTGCGACGTTACTGATTGATAATTCATCCAAGACCAGATTTCCGCCAACAAAACCAACCAATTCACCCGCAATTTCGACCATTAAATATTCTGCATTATGGTTGCGTAAATCATTCAAAAACAATTGCTTTGACCACGGCGACCCACGATATGCTGCCTTGGAAATTTGAAAGATTTCATCAGCGTTTGGAACACTACGCCATATCAATTCCGTCATAAGCGCCCCTTCCCTAACGTTGAACGCATTTCAACTGCATCTTCGCCATCATCATAATAATGGTGTTTGGTACGTACTTTACGGAATCCAAGCCGCGAATACAGCTTTTGCGCAGCTTGATTCGTCATCCGAACTTCTAAAGAGACCGTTTCAAATTGAATTTGTGCCGCAACCGACATGATGTATGACAACATGAATTTACCGAGCCCACGCTTTTGCCATTGGCGATTAACCGCAAGATTTGTAATATGCACTTCTCTTAAACTGGGACGAAACGCCGTACCAATATATGCGACCGTCGTATGGGTCGCTTTAATCTGAACAATCAAATACAACCGTTCATGTTGGCGGTTGATTTCATTCCAAAACAGTTCAATCGGCCATGGCTCTTGCCCAAAATATGCATCCCGTTCAACTGCTAGCATCGCTTCAGCATGCGCTAATTGAGCTGGCATTAAATCATACTCAATCCCATCAATCACAACGCTCTGGTGAAATTCGCGCAACTCAGTTGGCAACGGATGTCGATACCATCGCCACCAGTTATTTAACTTTTTCAACATAATTCTGCCGTCCTACATTCGGATGTGCCGCTTGCCACTCAGCCTCCGCTTGGGTTACCCGAAGATATTGTGGATTAAATTGATGAATTGCCTCATTTGTACGTAAAACTGACTCATCAGCGATTAACGTCAACATATGCCTCGCATGTGGCACATTATCTTTTGAAAATTCAGCTTGTGGTACCTGAGCCTTAATGACCGCTTCATACTTTTCCCAATCGCCAACATAAATGACCCGTTCTTGCGAATTAACAGCCATTGGCAAATCATAGATTGACGTGTGTTGGTCAGCCACGACATTGACCAATTTACCATCACGCCAGCGATACTGTCCGGCATAAACATTATCATTACGTGCGTCCATTAATGGGATCACTATGGTATCATTTGCAATCACATTACCAGCTAAGAGTGCAAGGCCCGAAAGTCCAATCAATTCTAAATGTAACGAAAAGGCCAAGGTCTTAGCCGTTGTCACCGCAATTCTTAACCCAGTATACGAACCAGGCCCTTGACTCGTTATCACACGATTCAAATCACTTGGTTGCCAGCCTGCTGATTTAACCAATTCATCTATCGATAATAATAGCTGTTCTGAATGATTTTTGGCCAAATTTGTTTCAATTTCACCAACTAGACGGTCTGCATCAAACAAAGCTACCGACATGGGTTGATTTGATGTATCAAACGCAATTGTTTTCACAATACTAACCCCTTATTTATCTCTTGTATAATTAAAAAATGTTTCTTCTCTATTTTACACGCTCAATCAAAAAAAAGCGCCAAACTTCGACGCAATTTTTCGCTTGATTTAATTTCTACTTGGTTCCACCTGCATCACCATTAACACCTTCTTCAACACCCGGATTAAACCAACTTGCACGTGCATTAGTTGCTTGAACTTTCAAATTAAAGTAACCAACCAATTTTTGAGGGCCTTTTGCCATGTGTATTGTTTAACCAATTTAGCATGTGTAATAATCCGATAATTTGTGTTTGGAAATAGACAACTCACAATCGTTAATTGTGGCTGGTCTGTTTGATTCAAAACTGCCACATTAGTTGGTAAGGTCGTCGTTTGCTTTGTAATGCGATATTCGTAAATGCCATCACCATTTGCTAAGTAAACTGGCTTATTCTTCAACCAACGGTTCGTCCCGGTCTGCCCGTTGACTAAATATGAGGCGTTGACGTTTAACTTTTCCTGCAAAGCACTAAAACCCGTCCGACCATCATTAAAGTTGTGCGCCGCTAACCCATAATTGCCGCGCCCCATCATTGGCGTTTGTTCACCCTTTGGGTCCTCAGCCGAACGATTTGCAAAATCAGCACCTAAATTAAGTCCAGCCACAGAGTACGCATCGTCATAAATCGGCAGTAAAATCGACACACTAGGAATGGCAACAAAACCTTTTTTCTCATACTTATCATTTTTATTTTGATCCCGCATCACCATCTTTGCAACCAATTTACGATCCACCGGTTTGGCAGCTCGTTTTTTTATTGTCCGACTTTGTTGCTGTACTTGAAACTTTGCAAAGTAGTCTTTAATGCCAAATAAATTACTATGGTATGCAAAAATACCCAAACTTAAAATCAGTAATAAAACAGATGTAATAAACAAGAAATCGCCATGGGCCCTACCGCGTGCCTTCCGAATGCGGCTAATAATAAACGCCAACACAACTGCAATGGCAAACAAAATCCCTGCCTGCCAAAAAGTATGCAGTATCTCTTGTTGTGTATTTGGAATAATTTGATTCATCAATGGCCTCCATGAAAATTTCACTTACTTTACTATACCAAAAACACACGCTATGGGGTATCTTTTTGAGCACCCTTGAATAAACCACACGATACATTTATCAGCAATTAAAAAACACAGACTACGCAGAATCTGTGTTTTTATAATTAAATTTCTTGTTGGAAATCCTCTGGTTGATATAACTTAACAAACTTAGTTAAGACATAATCGACAACAAATCCAACCACGATTGGCACCACA from Weissella diestrammenae includes:
- the tsaD gene encoding tRNA (adenosine(37)-N6)-threonylcarbamoyltransferase complex transferase subunit TsaD, whose protein sequence is MHDRIILAFESSADETSVALVKNGTEIISLEIATQIKSHQRFGGIVPEVASRHHIEQITLLIDAALSDAGLSYDDITAVAVTYGPGLVGALLIGVTAAKTIAWAHQLPLVPVVHMAGHIAAAQFVAPIEYPALALMVSGGHTEFVLMQSEYEYVVVGDTRDDAAGESYDKVGRTMGLDYPAGKTIDQMAHQGVDEYHLPRALMHDGKLDFSFSGLKSAVINLKHNAEQRGETINLQNLATSFQNAVLEMLLTKTQTALTTYSVKTFIVAGGVAANRGLRDGIDQLQVQFPDVKFIKVPLALAGDNAAMIGAAGDIAYRHGKRAGYDLNAKPGLEFDYLSPDMAFITPM
- the rimI gene encoding ribosomal protein S18-alanine N-acetyltransferase, giving the protein MLKKLNNWWRWYRHPLPTELREFHQSVVIDGIEYDLMPAQLAHAEAMLAVERDAYFGQEPWPIELFWNEINRQHERLYLIVQIKATHTTVAYIGTAFRPSLREVHITNLAVNRQWQKRGLGKFMLSYIMSVAAQIQFETVSLEVRMTNQAAQKLYSRLGFRKVRTKHHYYDDGEDAVEMRSTLGKGRL
- the rplC gene encoding 50S ribosomal protein L3; translation: MTTKGILGRKVGMTQVFTDEGELIPVTVIESTPNVVLQVKSLENDGYNAIQLGFSDKRTVLSNKPEQGHVAKANTTPKRYIREIRDAEGEYNVGDEVKVDIFAAGEAVDVTGITKGHGYQGNIKKDGQSRGPMAHGSRYHRRPGSLGAVINRVFKGKKLPGRMGNHKRTVQNLQVVRVDVENNVILVKGNVPGANKSLVTVKNSVKAK
- the tsaB gene encoding tRNA (adenosine(37)-N6)-threonylcarbamoyltransferase complex dimerization subunit type 1 TsaB translates to MKTIAFDTSNQPMSVALFDADRLVGEIETNLAKNHSEQLLLSIDELVKSAGWQPSDLNRVITSQGPGSYTGLRIAVTTAKTLAFSLHLELIGLSGLALLAGNVIANDTIVIPLMDARNDNVYAGQYRWRDGKLVNVVADQHTSIYDLPMAVNSQERVIYVGDWEKYEAVIKAQVPQAEFSKDNVPHARHMLTLIADESVLRTNEAIHQFNPQYLRVTQAEAEWQAAHPNVGRQNYVEKVK
- the rpsJ gene encoding 30S ribosomal protein S10 — protein: MANKKIRIRLKAYEHTIIDASAEKIVETAKRTGAEISGPIPLPTERTLYTVLRSPHKHKDSREQFEMRTHKRLIDIVNPTAQTVDALSKLELPSGVNIEIKL
- the rimI gene encoding ribosomal protein S18-alanine N-acetyltransferase yields the protein MTELIWRSVPNADEIFQISKAAYRGSPWSKQLFLNDLRNHNAEYLMVEIAGELVGFVGGNLVLDELSISNVAILPGHQGQRIGEKLLKMYFSRFPKGTRILLEVRSSNQRALRLYERLGFEIYNIREDYYRDPKEDAYLMDLKLS
- a CDS encoding sortase domain-bontaining protein, whose amino-acid sequence is MNQIIPNTQQEILHTFWQAGILFAIAVVLAFIISRIRKARGRAHGDFLFITSVLLLILSLGIFAYHSNLFGIKDYFAKFQVQQQSRTIKKRAAKPVDRKLVAKMVMRDQNKNDKYEKKGFVAIPSVSILLPIYDDAYSVAGLNLGADFANRSAEDPKGEQTPMMGRGNYGLAAHNFNDGRTGFSALQEKLNVNASYLVNGQTGTNRWLKNKPVYLANGDGIYEYRITKQTTTLPTNVAVLNQTDQPQLTIVSCLFPNTNYRIITHAKLVKQYTWQKALKNWLVTLI